The Acinetobacter sp. SAAs474 DNA window GAGCAGGAAAAAGGTCGTTTACAGCACTTATGGGCTGCACCAAACAATGCTATGGGCAAAAAGTTTGTTGAAATGACGGGTGCAGATCTTTCGAAAGAGTGTTCGGCAATTGACTTACTTAAACGTCCTAATATTAACTTTGCACAAATTGCCGAACTTACCGGCTCAGAAGTATCAGCTTTTGTTGGTGAGCAGATTGAAATTGCAGTCAAGTATGAAGGTTATATCAATCGTCAACAAGAAGATGTGGCACAAATGAAGCGTCTGGAGGAAACACGGATTCCTGCTGATTTTGATTATGATGTTGTTTCAGGTCTATCTCGTGAAATTACCTTAAAGCTTAAAGATGTGCGTCCAGAAACATTAGCACAAGCCAGCCGTATTCCAGGTGTAACACCTGCTGCAGTACAATTGGTGATGATTACGATTCGTAAAAATAATCAGGCAAAAAAATCAGCCTAAGCTGAAATTGATCCGCCACACAAAACCCGCAGACTATTTGCGGGTTTTTTGTATTTTATAGGCTTTATTTTTTTAGCATATAACATTTAAAAAAATTCAGATGATAGTTTTTTATTATCATACGATCATGTAAATATTTCAAAAAATGCTAAGTTATTGATATATATTGCTATCAATGTTTATTAATAAGAAAAATGAATGATTAGATAAGCTTTTAAGTCTTATTTTAAGAAGGAAAATATTCTTCTTTCTAGGTGAATCCCGACCATTGTCGTGGTATTTATTTTGCCACATTGATCCGAAAATACCATGCTAGATGGCATACATTTGCTAACGATGAATGGAGTTTAGTCATGTTAGAAATTAAATCGGAAAAAATGCAGCGATTTTTGACTGTATTTCTGTGTTTTTGGGTCGCATTTTTTGAAGGGTTTGATTTACAAGCACCAGGTATTGCTGCAAAAGGAATTGCCGCAACTTTTGCTTTAGATCAAGTACAAATGGGTTATGTATTTAGCCTAGGTGTCTTTGGCATGTTGTTTGGGGCATTTTTTGGTGGGCGTATTGCAGATTATTTAGGTCAGAAAAAAGTACTGATGCTGTCTATTTTAATCTTCGGAATCTTTATGTTTGTAACTGCAATTGCTAGCAGTACAGAAGTATTATATGCCGCACGGTTTTTAACAGGTTTAGGACTTGGTGCTGCCATGCCAACTATGATTTCAGTAGTGGGGGATGAAGCGACAGAGCAGAATAGAGGTAAATTAAATAGCCTAATGTATTGTGGTTTACCTGTTGGTGCTATATTTGTAGCAGGTTTGGCAATTTTATTTAAAGATATTCCATGGCAAACCCTGTTTATGATTGGTGGTTTAACACCTCTGTTACTGATCCCTTTGATGGCGATAATCCTAAAAGATAAACCTAAAGCTCAAGTTGCAGATGCGAGTGTTACCGTACCGCCGATGACGCAGGTGTTGTTTGCGGAAAAACGCTATAGCTACACGTTACCATTATGGGTGAGTTTTTTCTTTACGCTCATGGTGAACTATATCTTAATTAGCTGGTTACCTAATTTGCTCATGGAGCAAGGCTTACAAAAACAACAAGCATTTATGATCATGTTGATTTTCCAAGTTGGCGCTGTAATAGGTACTTTGGGCTTGGGTTATCTTTTGGATCGTTTAAAATTATGGCAAATGTCGATCATTATTTATAGTGGTTTATTGATTGCAGTAGTGATTTTATTTACTACTACTTCGATTCCAATGTTGATCTTTGCAGGTCTGATTGGAGGGATTTTTTCAACGGGTGGTCAGTCTATTTTATATGGTATTTCACCTATATTTTATTCAAATGCTGGAAAAGTTACCGGTGTTGGCAGTGCCATTTCATTGGGGCGTTTAGGTGCGATGACTGGGCCATTGCTCACTGGAAAAATTTTGGCTTTAGGTCTTGGCACGACAGGAATCTTAATGGCAAGTGCACCGGGGATTATTCTTTCTGCAGTTGCTGTTACTGCGTTATCAAGGTTTAAATCATCAAAACAAAAAAATAAATAAGCCGATTTAAATTAAATGACGATATTGGGTTGGTATTTTACGCGATCTGGATTACGGTTGCTAAGATACCAACAATATTTTAATTAATATCCTAAGATCCAGTATGAAGTCATGGCTGAGCTAAAATATAACTAAAGCTACAAATAGAGCGCAAAAATCCAGTAATCCTTAAAGATAAAATAGATTGGCTTAATAAAGCAAAAACTGTACAAAGATGATGTCTTAAGAGCAATAAATATCGCTTAAAGCATAAAATTCATTGACTAAAAAAATGATGAATGAAAAAAATGTGCTCTGAAATCTTAAGCCGATTATTGAGACTTCATACAGCTGAATAAAAGGTAGAGTTGTTACTGTGTAGCGTATGATTTTAACTTTATAGAATAAATACATCATTTTATGCATTAAACACAAAAATAGATTTAAGTTACAGTTTTTCTTATTTTACAGCTCAGTATGTAACTTTTATATTGTTATTCACTGGTTGGTATTGAAGGAGGTAAATAGCATGATATGTCTGAACTGTTAATTGTATTGAGCTGATTAAGGCACATAATAATTGATTTAAATTATAAAATAATATTTTAATGAATAAACAGGAGTAGGGTGATTGTATATTAATCATCAATATATCCTGAGCCTAAAATACAACTACAATCATAATAAAGCTTATCATCATATTATAAAAAAATTGTAACAGCCCCAGTCAATTATGATATGGGGTTTTATTTTATATTGATGGCCACTACCATTTAAAAAACTTAAGAGCAAGATGATATGTCTGTCTCACGTACAGCATGAAAAACATATTGAGGTTCAATGTTTTGAATTTTTTTGCCAAAGCCTCGTAGCCACCATATAAGTTGAGATGTATAAGGTACCGTAGCGCATACGATACTGTAGCCATTATCTTGTTTATGGATAACTTGATCTTGACTTAATTGACATTCTTCAAAGTACATTGCATCATTTTCACTCATTTGCAGCTTGATTTGGATATATTCTGTAGGTTTTGAATAGTCAACACGAAAGCCTAAAGCGCCAGATTCAATATATTTGTCAATATCAAAGTTAACAGGATGCAAGGCACGGGAATCGAGTACTTGTGCAGATTTAAAACGATGTAAGGCAAAAGTTTGAATATCTGTTTTATCGAAACGGGTACAGATTAAATAAATCACAGCACCTTTTTGTACCAATGCCAGTGGATTTAAAATATAAGATTTTTCTTCAGCTTCTGGTGT harbors:
- the mhpT gene encoding 3-(3-hydroxy-phenyl)propionate transporter MhpT; translated protein: MLEIKSEKMQRFLTVFLCFWVAFFEGFDLQAPGIAAKGIAATFALDQVQMGYVFSLGVFGMLFGAFFGGRIADYLGQKKVLMLSILIFGIFMFVTAIASSTEVLYAARFLTGLGLGAAMPTMISVVGDEATEQNRGKLNSLMYCGLPVGAIFVAGLAILFKDIPWQTLFMIGGLTPLLLIPLMAIILKDKPKAQVADASVTVPPMTQVLFAEKRYSYTLPLWVSFFFTLMVNYILISWLPNLLMEQGLQKQQAFMIMLIFQVGAVIGTLGLGYLLDRLKLWQMSIIIYSGLLIAVVILFTTTSIPMLIFAGLIGGIFSTGGQSILYGISPIFYSNAGKVTGVGSAISLGRLGAMTGPLLTGKILALGLGTTGILMASAPGIILSAVAVTALSRFKSSKQKNK